From one Geoalkalibacter halelectricus genomic stretch:
- a CDS encoding ATP-binding protein produces MINLKPEVVAQLERVLGSVEMLLPKAIKPVDWANCHAANWRRHSFSGYLEPVKVTDTTRLDELLGVEEQKKIMVSNTRQFLRGLPANNALLWGSRGTGKSSLVKALLNEFADEGLRIIQVEKEDLIYISEIFAAIEDQPYRYIMLCDDLTFETGELSYKMLKSALDGSVYSAPENVLIYVTSNRRYLLPEYDGDHLGGKYVKGELQQSEIQEEKSSLSDRFGLWVPFHVFSQDRYLEAVKFCLERWSRQLGREVAWSKDCELAAIKWSHDKSKRCGRTAYQFSKNWVGKNLMAQES; encoded by the coding sequence ATGATCAATCTCAAGCCTGAAGTCGTCGCGCAGCTCGAGCGGGTGCTCGGTTCTGTGGAAATGCTGCTGCCCAAAGCCATCAAACCCGTCGATTGGGCCAACTGCCACGCCGCCAACTGGCGTCGGCATTCCTTTTCCGGCTACCTCGAACCGGTCAAGGTGACCGACACCACCCGCCTGGACGAGTTGCTTGGCGTCGAGGAGCAGAAAAAAATTATGGTCAGCAATACCCGCCAGTTCTTGCGCGGGCTGCCCGCCAACAACGCCCTGCTCTGGGGCTCGCGCGGCACCGGTAAGTCCTCCCTGGTCAAGGCCCTGCTCAACGAGTTCGCCGATGAGGGCCTGCGCATCATCCAGGTGGAAAAGGAAGACCTCATCTACATCTCCGAGATTTTCGCCGCCATCGAGGATCAACCCTATCGCTACATCATGCTCTGCGACGACCTCACCTTCGAAACGGGTGAGCTGTCCTACAAGATGCTCAAGAGCGCCCTCGACGGATCGGTCTACTCGGCACCGGAAAACGTGTTGATTTACGTCACCTCCAACCGCCGCTATCTGCTGCCCGAATACGACGGCGACCACCTCGGCGGCAAGTACGTCAAGGGTGAATTGCAGCAGAGCGAAATCCAGGAGGAGAAAAGCTCGCTCTCCGACCGGTTCGGGCTCTGGGTTCCTTTCCATGTCTTCTCCCAGGATCGCTACCTCGAGGCGGTGAAATTCTGCCTCGAACGCTGGAGCCGGCAGCTCGGGCGCGAGGTGGCCTGGAGCAAGGATTGCGAGTTGGCCGCCATCAAGTGGAGCCACGACAAGAGCAAACGCTGCGGCCGCACCGCCTACCAGTTCTCGAAAAACTGGGTGGGGAAAAATTTAATGGCCCAGGAATCTTAG
- a CDS encoding SulP family inorganic anion transporter, which produces MMFSTQGLSLTRIRGDLFGGLTAGVVALPLALAFGVASGAGAAAGLYGAITLGLIAAIFGGTRMQISGPTGPMAVVFASTLTVVGGQIHLAMAAVLVGGVIQMLLGAFKAGGLVRFIPYPVLSGFMSGIGIIIILLQIPPLLGAPPVSAPLLALQQLPAALSAANLQTVLLTVLTLIIVFRTPMSISRVVPSPLVALCLMTVLAVTAGFEVPVIGEIPMGLPEFVTPAFSLQTWATVIVLGATLALLGSIDSLLTSLVADSVTRTRHQPNRELFGQGLGNMLCAFVGGLPGAGATMRTVVNIKAGGRDRISGVVHALFLLLLLIGAAPLATNIPLAVLAGILIKVGVDILDYRILKLLRTAPRTDITVMAAVFGLTVFVDLIVAVGAGVVMSMGLIIHQLTRQANFRVCPLEEKYKGSGMLDGDVRLLEVDGPFFFGSTSRLLDRVDQVMGTRAVVIDCRRVPFMDLSAQFALEDMIERLKSLNIPVVVVVQGDIRKELEKLNAPHLPPELLHETLDDALLVARRALAV; this is translated from the coding sequence ATGATGTTCAGCACCCAGGGATTGTCGCTGACCCGCATCCGTGGAGACCTGTTTGGCGGATTGACCGCCGGCGTGGTGGCCCTGCCCCTGGCGCTGGCCTTCGGCGTGGCATCAGGGGCCGGTGCTGCGGCGGGTCTCTACGGAGCCATCACCCTGGGGCTGATCGCCGCGATTTTCGGCGGCACGCGCATGCAGATCTCGGGCCCTACCGGGCCCATGGCGGTGGTGTTCGCCTCGACCCTGACCGTAGTCGGCGGTCAGATTCACCTGGCCATGGCGGCGGTGCTGGTGGGCGGGGTCATCCAGATGCTACTCGGCGCCTTCAAGGCGGGCGGCCTGGTGCGCTTTATTCCCTATCCGGTCCTGTCGGGATTCATGAGCGGCATCGGCATCATCATCATCTTGTTGCAGATCCCCCCCCTGCTCGGCGCGCCGCCGGTGTCGGCACCGCTATTGGCCTTGCAGCAACTCCCCGCGGCCCTCTCTGCCGCAAATCTCCAGACCGTGCTGCTCACGGTTCTGACCCTGATCATCGTCTTTCGCACCCCCATGTCCATCAGCCGCGTGGTTCCCTCGCCCCTGGTGGCCCTTTGCCTGATGACGGTACTCGCCGTGACGGCCGGATTCGAGGTACCGGTGATCGGTGAAATCCCCATGGGGTTGCCGGAATTTGTGACACCGGCGTTTTCCCTCCAGACCTGGGCCACGGTGATCGTCCTCGGCGCCACCCTGGCCTTGCTCGGCAGCATCGACAGCCTGCTCACCTCCCTGGTCGCCGATTCGGTCACGCGCACCCGCCATCAGCCCAACCGGGAACTCTTCGGCCAGGGCCTGGGTAACATGCTGTGCGCCTTTGTCGGCGGCCTGCCAGGCGCGGGCGCGACCATGCGCACCGTGGTCAACATCAAGGCCGGCGGGCGCGATCGGATCTCCGGGGTGGTTCACGCCCTGTTCCTGCTGCTGCTGCTGATCGGCGCAGCCCCCCTGGCGACCAACATTCCCCTGGCGGTGCTGGCCGGCATCCTGATCAAGGTCGGCGTCGACATCCTCGACTACCGCATTCTCAAGCTGCTGCGCACCGCGCCGCGCACCGACATCACCGTCATGGCTGCGGTGTTCGGCCTCACGGTCTTTGTCGATCTCATCGTCGCGGTTGGCGCCGGGGTGGTCATGTCCATGGGCCTGATCATCCACCAGCTCACCCGCCAGGCGAATTTCCGCGTCTGCCCCCTGGAGGAGAAATACAAGGGCAGCGGCATGCTGGACGGCGACGTGCGGCTGCTCGAAGTCGACGGCCCGTTCTTCTTCGGCTCCACCAGCCGCCTTCTTGACCGCGTCGATCAGGTGATGGGCACCCGCGCCGTAGTCATCGATTGTCGACGCGTGCCCTTCATGGACCTCTCGGCGCAGTTCGCCCTCGAGGACATGATCGAGCGGCTCAAATCACTGAATATCCCGGTGGTGGTGGTCGTGCAGGGAGATATCCGCAAGGAACTCGAAAAACTCAACGCGCCGCACCTGCCGCCGGAACTGCTGCACGAAACCCTTGACGACGCCCTTCTGGTGGCACGCCGCGCCCTGGCTGTCTAA
- a CDS encoding ferredoxin reductase family protein: protein MNQVNRMISGFFWIALFLAVVLLPVCLLLVAPTPSGRPFWLEFSLALGFFGMTQIAVQFVLIARFKSLTAPYGIDVILQLHRHLALVALAVILLHPLIILIDNPSRLKLLNPLSGNWASRFALVSVLCLLILAGTSLFREKLKLNYEYWRFSHLVFAVLAIVSAQLHVFLAGLYTNSWWKQAIWITATSAMLALVLHLRLIKPAWQRGRQPWHISEVRPERGETWTLVLEADRHAGMEFLPGQFAWLKLGGAFTLKEHPFSFSSSAGSRTRLEFGIKALGDFTSTIKDVEPGTAAYLDGPHGAFCIDRYPAVGYVFIAGGIGITPMLSFLRSMADRKDPRPILLFYADRNWEDLAFREELELLKNRLDLNLVFVLEEPPDDWQGEQGKINSEILERHLPEELIHRNFFVCGPAPMMNAVQDALLEFGVSKTSIHLERFNLA from the coding sequence GTGAACCAAGTAAACAGAATGATCTCCGGTTTTTTCTGGATAGCCCTTTTCCTGGCGGTGGTGCTGCTGCCGGTGTGCCTGCTGCTGGTCGCGCCCACACCCTCTGGTCGTCCTTTCTGGCTTGAGTTCTCCCTCGCTCTCGGCTTTTTCGGCATGACCCAGATCGCCGTGCAGTTTGTGCTGATTGCCCGATTTAAATCACTTACCGCACCTTACGGCATCGATGTGATTCTGCAACTTCACCGTCATCTCGCGTTGGTCGCACTGGCCGTCATTCTGCTTCATCCCCTGATTATCCTGATCGACAATCCTTCACGACTGAAACTTCTCAATCCCCTGTCAGGCAATTGGGCAAGCCGCTTCGCGCTGGTGAGCGTATTGTGCCTTCTGATCCTTGCCGGCACCTCCCTGTTTCGCGAGAAATTAAAGCTGAACTATGAATACTGGCGTTTTTCCCACCTGGTGTTTGCCGTTCTTGCCATTGTTTCTGCGCAACTGCATGTCTTCCTCGCCGGTCTTTACACCAACTCCTGGTGGAAGCAGGCGATCTGGATAACTGCAACATCGGCCATGCTGGCCCTGGTGCTGCACCTGCGCCTGATCAAACCTGCGTGGCAGCGCGGCAGGCAACCATGGCACATAAGCGAGGTCCGCCCCGAGCGCGGCGAGACCTGGACCCTGGTCTTGGAGGCGGACAGGCACGCGGGAATGGAATTTCTTCCCGGCCAATTCGCCTGGCTCAAACTCGGAGGAGCCTTCACCCTCAAGGAACATCCCTTCAGCTTCAGTTCCAGCGCCGGCTCCCGCACACGCCTGGAATTCGGCATCAAAGCGCTGGGCGACTTCACCAGCACCATCAAGGACGTAGAGCCCGGCACGGCGGCGTATCTCGATGGCCCGCACGGCGCTTTCTGCATCGACCGCTATCCGGCGGTCGGTTATGTGTTCATCGCCGGCGGCATCGGAATCACTCCCATGCTGTCTTTTCTGCGCAGCATGGCCGACCGCAAGGATCCCCGCCCAATCCTGCTCTTCTACGCCGACCGGAATTGGGAGGATCTGGCCTTTCGCGAAGAACTCGAGCTGCTCAAAAATCGGCTCGACCTCAATCTGGTCTTTGTGCTTGAGGAGCCGCCGGATGACTGGCAGGGGGAACAGGGCAAGATCAACTCTGAAATTCTTGAGCGACACCTGCCCGAGGAGCTGATTCACCGCAACTTCTTCGTTTGCGGCCCGGCACCGATGATGAATGCGGTGCAAGACGCCCTTTTAGAATTCGGAGTCAGCAAGACATCCATTCATCTTGAACGCTTCAATCTGGCCTGA
- a CDS encoding c-type cytochrome, whose product MRHLLTHIAIFTIALFLIAAAALFGWSRSAQLVITDEATVLAGFEPMPEEEFNWTQLGAKAYLRNCANCHGREGEGWDQYPALGHTAPLFESPGGRDYIIDVHLYGLTGDRWGVPMPPMGHIHDIEMAAVINHVLTNFGNEALLDEDAELYAPEDIGPRRGQDLSPAQVNERRLEVMGVEEE is encoded by the coding sequence ATGCGGCACCTTCTGACCCACATTGCCATTTTCACGATTGCGCTGTTTCTAATCGCCGCGGCGGCCCTGTTCGGCTGGAGCCGCTCCGCGCAATTGGTCATTACCGATGAGGCAACCGTTCTCGCCGGATTCGAGCCTATGCCTGAGGAGGAATTTAACTGGACGCAACTGGGAGCAAAAGCCTATCTGCGCAACTGCGCCAATTGCCATGGAAGAGAGGGGGAAGGGTGGGATCAGTATCCCGCACTGGGCCACACCGCGCCACTTTTTGAGTCTCCCGGCGGCCGGGACTATATCATCGATGTGCACCTCTACGGGCTCACCGGCGACCGCTGGGGCGTACCTATGCCGCCCATGGGCCATATCCACGACATCGAAATGGCGGCAGTGATCAACCACGTCCTGACGAATTTCGGCAACGAAGCGCTGCTCGACGAAGATGCCGAGCTCTACGCACCCGAGGATATCGGGCCAAGGCGGGGACAGGACCTGTCGCCCGCGCAGGTCAATGAGCGGCGCTTGGAAGTGATGGGGGTCGAGGAGGAATGA
- a CDS encoding rod shape-determining protein — MEDFHPLRSWRPRVAVDVGTAYIRVARLGAGVEIHPLAAAPAPPLRQGVVADPVAVAAFLRPGLERARRWGMLGPRVLVGAPTDAREDERALLHQALRAAGAAEVEIVPEPCAAALGAGVDLSSPYAQMIVDVGEGVTDCAILRCGEIVATSTLRVGCADLREQVRLGLLDMGHKSLQAADPGRILTSLGVSEDAEGAAAMRVVPADVDAGAPVHISAALVRALVAPVVARIVGTVADFLRGAPPEPGCEIIESGIFLTGGGALVPGLAGLLAEATAVPIHSPPHPLDAVILGLRRMAAAP; from the coding sequence ATGGAGGATTTTCATCCACTCCGTTCCTGGCGACCCAGGGTCGCCGTCGATGTGGGGACGGCGTATATCCGGGTGGCGAGGCTGGGCGCCGGGGTCGAAATCCATCCCCTCGCCGCCGCGCCGGCTCCGCCACTGCGCCAGGGGGTCGTTGCCGACCCCGTCGCCGTTGCCGCTTTCCTGCGTCCCGGTTTGGAAAGAGCCAGACGCTGGGGGATGCTCGGCCCCCGGGTTCTGGTCGGTGCGCCGACGGACGCGCGCGAGGATGAGCGCGCCTTGCTGCACCAGGCCCTGCGCGCCGCCGGAGCGGCGGAGGTGGAGATTGTGCCGGAGCCCTGTGCCGCCGCCCTGGGGGCGGGCGTGGATCTGAGTTCGCCCTATGCGCAGATGATCGTCGATGTGGGCGAGGGCGTCACCGATTGTGCCATTCTTCGCTGCGGCGAGATTGTCGCGACAAGCACCCTTCGGGTCGGCTGCGCCGATCTGCGCGAGCAGGTACGCCTTGGCCTTCTCGATATGGGCCACAAATCCCTTCAAGCCGCCGACCCCGGACGCATACTGACGAGCCTGGGCGTTTCTGAAGACGCCGAAGGCGCGGCAGCCATGCGGGTTGTGCCCGCAGACGTCGATGCCGGCGCGCCCGTGCACATTTCCGCTGCCCTGGTGCGCGCCCTGGTGGCGCCCGTGGTGGCGAGGATCGTCGGTACGGTGGCCGATTTCTTGCGCGGCGCCCCTCCCGAGCCGGGCTGCGAGATCATCGAGAGCGGCATTTTTCTGACCGGCGGCGGGGCCTTGGTGCCGGGCCTGGCCGGGCTGCTGGCCGAAGCCACGGCCGTTCCGATCCACTCCCCGCCCCATCCCCTCGACGCCGTCATTCTCGGCCTGCGCCGGATGGCCGCTGCGCCCTAG
- a CDS encoding transporter substrate-binding domain-containing protein: MGTPINSYFQQRPGTRIPDAASLVLGLIFLLLLFCPRMVPAAGAVSMDEADAARVILSASEYDFPPFCIVTEDQQADGFSVELLRAALKAMGHEVSFRIGPWSEVRESLARGEVQVLPLVGRTPEREEIFDFTVPYITLHGTIVVREDNRQILSLDDLAGRQVAVMRGDNAEEFLRRIDLPQTAIVTTTTFEQALRELAEGRHDAVVVQELVAHQLLDKLGLGNLRIVGPPLDEFSQAFCFAVRAGDRELLGILNEGLSIVMTDGTFQRLHNKWFSPIESRQKTRRRIVVGGDSDYPPFEFLDKNGEPAGFNVDLTRAIARQLGLDVSIRLGPWKEIRQALERNEIDVVQGMFFSTERERYFDFSPAHSIVNHALVVRSGSPMPASLGDLDGLSILVMEGDIMHDAALDLGLAEQLVPVSSQEEALRLLAAGRHDVALVAKLPALYWIEQLGWRNLRVSDHSVRSPEYCFAVPKNNEWLLNFFSEGLANLRATGEYRRIYAAWLGGYEQPQVAFRDVLKYFFWLIVPAFALLTGALLWSYTLRQTVRSRTAELHQEIAERRQAVEELQASNQRLEAAREAAAHLAQQAERANAAKSEFLATISHEIRTPMNGVIGMAGLLLDSGLNDEQRYYAQGVRGSAESLMALINGILDFAKIEAGKLDLEILDLDLRDFLGEFAAMMRIQARNKGLLFNWSLAAEVPRLLRGDPGRLRQVLTNLVDNAIKFTPSGTVEVRVALDEDLGREVRLRFSVRDSGIGIDAEALPKLFQPFSQLDASTTRKYGGSGLGLAICKQLAEMMGGTIGVESNPGQGACFWFTLRLARQEVTAAAEPLPRQVQVAARLPKLNGNVRILLAEDNSVNQLVAVRMLEKMGARVDAVGNGAEALKALEERPYDLVFMDVSMPEMDGFEAVRAIRRESSGVRDSRIPVVAMTAHALEADRRRCLDAGMNDYLSKPIDAQALAAMLDKWLPRPDAPA, encoded by the coding sequence ATGGGTACACCGATCAACTCCTATTTTCAGCAACGGCCGGGGACGAGGATTCCCGACGCGGCCTCTCTGGTCCTCGGTTTGATTTTTCTCCTACTGCTGTTCTGCCCACGGATGGTTCCGGCGGCCGGTGCCGTCTCCATGGATGAGGCGGACGCCGCGCGGGTGATCCTCTCCGCCAGCGAGTACGACTTTCCCCCTTTCTGCATCGTCACCGAAGATCAGCAGGCCGACGGGTTTTCCGTGGAGCTGTTGCGCGCCGCCCTTAAGGCCATGGGCCATGAGGTGTCCTTTCGCATCGGGCCTTGGAGCGAGGTCAGGGAATCCCTGGCCCGGGGCGAGGTGCAGGTTCTGCCCCTGGTGGGTCGCACGCCCGAGCGTGAGGAGATCTTCGATTTCACCGTGCCCTACATCACCCTGCACGGCACCATCGTGGTGCGCGAGGATAACCGCCAAATTCTCTCCCTGGATGATCTGGCGGGCCGCCAGGTCGCGGTGATGCGCGGCGACAATGCCGAGGAATTTCTGCGTCGCATCGACCTGCCGCAAACCGCCATCGTTACCACCACCACCTTCGAGCAGGCTCTGCGTGAGCTGGCCGAGGGGCGTCACGACGCGGTGGTGGTGCAGGAGCTCGTCGCCCATCAGCTTCTGGACAAGCTGGGGTTGGGTAATTTGCGCATCGTCGGCCCACCCCTCGATGAATTTTCCCAGGCGTTTTGCTTTGCCGTGCGCGCCGGGGATCGGGAGTTGCTCGGGATTCTCAACGAGGGGCTGTCCATCGTCATGACCGATGGCACCTTTCAGCGCCTGCACAACAAATGGTTCAGCCCCATCGAGAGCCGCCAGAAAACGCGGCGGCGGATCGTTGTCGGCGGCGACAGCGATTATCCGCCCTTTGAGTTCCTGGACAAAAACGGCGAGCCGGCCGGTTTCAACGTCGATCTGACCCGCGCCATTGCCCGGCAACTGGGTCTGGACGTCAGCATTCGCCTGGGACCCTGGAAGGAGATCCGCCAGGCCCTGGAGCGCAATGAAATCGACGTGGTGCAGGGCATGTTTTTTTCAACGGAGCGCGAGAGGTATTTCGATTTCAGCCCGGCGCATTCCATCGTCAACCACGCCCTGGTGGTGCGTAGCGGCAGCCCCATGCCCGCCAGCCTGGGCGACCTTGATGGGCTCTCCATTCTGGTCATGGAGGGTGACATCATGCACGATGCCGCCCTCGATCTGGGGCTTGCCGAGCAGTTGGTCCCGGTTTCTTCCCAGGAAGAAGCCCTGAGGCTGTTGGCCGCGGGCCGCCACGACGTGGCCTTGGTGGCCAAGTTGCCCGCCCTTTACTGGATCGAGCAACTCGGTTGGCGCAACTTGCGCGTATCCGACCACTCGGTGCGCTCGCCCGAGTATTGCTTCGCGGTGCCGAAAAACAACGAATGGCTTCTGAATTTTTTCAGCGAGGGATTGGCCAATCTGCGCGCCACGGGAGAGTATCGGCGCATCTACGCCGCCTGGCTGGGCGGCTATGAGCAGCCGCAAGTGGCTTTTCGCGACGTTCTGAAATACTTTTTCTGGTTAATCGTTCCCGCTTTCGCGCTGCTGACCGGTGCGCTCCTCTGGTCCTACACGTTGCGCCAAACCGTGCGCAGCCGCACCGCAGAACTGCACCAGGAAATCGCCGAGCGCCGCCAGGCCGTCGAGGAGCTACAGGCTAGTAACCAGCGCCTTGAGGCGGCCCGGGAGGCTGCCGCGCACCTGGCCCAGCAGGCCGAGCGCGCCAACGCCGCCAAGAGTGAATTTCTCGCTACCATCAGCCACGAGATTCGCACTCCCATGAACGGGGTGATCGGCATGGCCGGTTTGCTGCTCGACAGCGGCCTCAATGACGAGCAGCGCTACTACGCTCAAGGAGTGCGCGGCAGCGCCGAATCGCTCATGGCATTGATCAACGGCATTCTTGATTTTGCCAAGATCGAGGCGGGCAAGCTCGACCTTGAGATCCTCGACCTCGACCTGCGGGACTTTCTGGGTGAGTTCGCGGCCATGATGCGGATTCAGGCGCGCAACAAGGGGTTGTTGTTTAACTGGAGCCTCGCGGCCGAGGTGCCGCGCCTGCTGCGCGGCGATCCTGGTCGCCTGCGTCAGGTTCTGACCAATCTGGTTGACAACGCGATTAAATTCACTCCCAGCGGTACGGTGGAGGTGCGGGTGGCCCTTGATGAGGATCTGGGCCGCGAGGTTAGGCTGCGGTTTTCCGTGCGCGACAGCGGCATCGGCATCGACGCCGAGGCACTGCCCAAGCTGTTTCAGCCCTTTTCGCAACTGGACGCCTCGACCACGCGCAAATACGGCGGATCGGGGCTGGGCCTGGCCATCTGCAAGCAGCTCGCCGAGATGATGGGGGGCACGATCGGCGTGGAAAGCAACCCGGGGCAGGGAGCCTGTTTCTGGTTTACCCTGCGGCTGGCCAGGCAGGAGGTCACCGCCGCTGCCGAACCCTTGCCGCGCCAGGTTCAGGTTGCGGCGCGGCTGCCGAAATTAAACGGCAACGTGCGCATTCTGCTGGCCGAGGACAACAGCGTCAATCAGTTGGTTGCGGTGCGCATGCTGGAGAAAATGGGGGCGCGCGTGGATGCCGTGGGCAACGGCGCCGAAGCGCTAAAGGCCCTTGAGGAACGTCCCTACGATCTGGTGTTCATGGATGTGTCCATGCCGGAAATGGATGGCTTTGAGGCCGTGCGCGCCATCCGCCGCGAATCATCCGGGGTGCGTGATTCGCGCATCCCCGTGGTGGCCATGACCGCCCACGCCCTGGAAGCCGATCGCCGGCGCTGCCTGGATGCCGGCATGAATGACTATCTCTCCAAACCCATCGACGCCCAGGCCCTGGCGGCCATGCTGGACAAGTGGCTGCCGCGGCCCGATGCACCGGCCTGA